A genomic stretch from Vanrija pseudolonga chromosome 6, complete sequence includes:
- the pep2_1 gene encoding Vacuolar protease A: MLTAVLAFALAIVTPPTHALFPRSSDGPVDISLIAPNRSATGGRAWIEDAATRLLAKYADLLPPGAPAKKRQQAALDTTLSDWYDWMYSTKVAIGTPPQDFYLRLDTATPYLWVYDEDCSTSNCTLAKATQNLFKHNESSTYKDLQETGTVTYVSSSCSGWWGTDVVGITNGLEGDARSTQSTDTYQFVRCTSGDVTNDPTQAVGIIGMSLRRDKFPDPLWLTLSPHWPEPRFGMYFGKQDVRDYYNMSGPLHNGGVMTLGGVNKSLFTGDIHYIPLDTTKYYAENSFFWQVPVDATVAGGVTFGKGTSIIDTGSALIMAPQTMCDAFYANVPRVQRSGTLGYYYFPCSSASGITDLTFTFGGVKYTVPREELYRFEPTISHGGTDMCSGEVMPTPPGYGGNIIIGDTFLKNVYSVYQYDPPAVGFAQLVANGTTPVHPASPSSPSSPGSNKPSDARRIGASVGVMAVCAVAAVLA, translated from the exons ATGCTCACCGCCGTGCTGgcgttcgcgctcgccattgtgacgccgccgacacacGCCCTCTTCCCCCGCAGCAGCGATGGGCCCGTCGACATCAGTCTCATCGCGCCAAACCGCTCCGCTACCGGTGGGCGGGCCTGGATCGAGGATGCGGCGACACGGCTGCTGGCCAAATACGCCGACTTGTTACCGCCCGGGGCACCAGCGAAGAAGAGGCAGCAAGCGGCGTTGGATACAAC ACTATCAGACTGGTACGACTGGATGTACTCGACCAAGGTGGCCATTGG AACCCCACCACAAGACTTCTACCTGCGCCTGGACACAGCCACGCCCTACCTTTGGGTCTATGACGAGGACTGCTCGACGTCAAACTGTACGCTTGCAAAGGCGACCCAGAACCTGTTCAAGCACAACGAGTCATCGACGTACAAGGACCTCCAGGAAACAGGCACGGTGACATATGTGTCCTCGTCGTGTTCTGGCTGGTGGGGCACCGACGTTGTTGGCATCACAAACGGGCTGGAGGGCGACGCGAGGTCAACTCAGTCAACCGACACGTACCAGTTTG TCCGCTGCACCAGCGGCGACGTGACGAATGACCCAACACAGGCCGTGGGCATCATCGGCATGTCCCTCCGCAGAGACAAGTTCCCCGACCCTCTGTGGCTGACGCTCTCGCCCCACTGGCCCGAGCCACGCTTCGGCATGTACTTTGGGAAGCAGGACGTGCGCGATTACTACAACATGAGCGGGCCTCTGCACAACGGGGGCGTGATGACACTAGG CGGTGTCAACAAGTCGTTATTCACTGGCGACATCCACTACATCCCGCTCGACACGACCAAGTACTATGCGGAGAACTCGTTCTTCTGGCAGGTACCGGTCGACGCGACAGTCGCCGGCGGGGTAACGTTTGGCAAGGGCACGTCGATCATCGACACTGGCTCGGCGCTCATCATGGCGCCGCAGACCATGTGCGACGCGTTCTACGCCAATGTGCCGCGGGTGCAACGGTCCGGCACCCTGGGGTACTACTACTtcccgtgctcgtcggcctcagGCATCACCGACCTGACGTTCACGTTTGGCGGAGTAAAGTACACAGTGCCCAGGGAAGAGCTGTACCGCTTCGAGCCTACCATCTCGCATGGTGGGACCGACATGTGTTCGGGCGAGGTGATGCCCACACCGCCGGGGTATGG CGGCAACATCATTATCGGCGACACGTTCCTCAAGAACGTGTACTCGGTGTACCAGTACGACCCGCCCGCGGTCGGCTttgcccagctcgtcgcgaACGGTACAACACCCGTGCACCCTGCGTCTCCGTCGTCTCCGTCGTCTCCAGGGTCGAACAAGCCATCTGACGCACGGAGAATAGGGGCAAGCGTGGGCGTCATGGCGGTGTGTGCCGTTGCTGCGGTGCTGGCATAG